A stretch of Henckelia pumila isolate YLH828 chromosome 4, ASM3356847v2, whole genome shotgun sequence DNA encodes these proteins:
- the LOC140859924 gene encoding cystathionine gamma-synthase 1, chloroplastic isoform X2, with protein sequence MAVSSSAMTFSAFECRSDPDFSRTDAPSARKIKPPMLQGAVSAYGLSSLIFKFPPNFVRQLSNKARRNCSNIGVAQVVAASWSNDHDAPGFKPAAKAADAAAAAAASASAPVEAGVDEVVVAENTTSHPVAAASSPVETGVDEAVVAENPASDPENVQSEASPPFKYASFLNSDGSVAIHAGERLGRGIVTDAITTPVVNTSAYFFKKTADLIDFKEKRRASFEYGRYGNYTTIVAEEKISALEGAESTLLMASGMCASTALLMALVPAGGHLVTTTDCYRKTRIFIETILPKMGITATVIDPADVGGLKSALEKNNVSLYFTESPTNPFLRCVDIELVSKLCHDKGALVCIDGTFATPFNQKALAFGADIVIHSATKYIGGHNDVLAGSISGPEKLVSAVRNLHHILGGVLNPNAAYLIIRGMKTLHLRVQRQNSTAQKMAEILEAHPKVRRVYYPGLVSHPEHQLAKKQMTGFGGVVSFEVDGDLHTTAKFVDSLQIPYIAPSFGGCESIVDQPAIMSYWDLPQVERAKYGILDNLVRFSFGVEDFEDLKADILQALETI encoded by the exons ATGGCCGTTTCCAGCAGCGCAATGACGTTTTCGGCCTTCGAGTGCCGTTCAGATCCCGATTTCTCGCGGACGGATGCGCCGTCCGCCAGGAAGATCAAGCCTCCGATGCTCCAAGGCGCGGTGTCGGCCTACGGCCTTTCCTCGTTGATTTTCAAATTCCCACCAAATTTTGTGAGGCAGCTGAGCAACAAGGCGCGACGGAACTGTAGCAACATTGGTGTGGCGCAGGTCGTGGCGGCTTCGTGGTCCAACGACCACGACGCGCCGGGTTTCAAGCCGGCGGCTAAGGCTGCCGATGCTGCGGCCGCGGCCGCGGCCTCCGCCTCCGCGCCGGTTGAGGCCG GTGTTGATGAGGTAGTTGTGGCTGAAAATACTACTTCTCATCCGGTTGCCGCCGCCTCCTCACCGGTTGAGACCGGCGTTGATGAGGCGGTTGTGGCTGAAAATCCTGCTTCTGATCCGGAAAATGTACAGTCTGAGGCTTCGCCTCCTTTCAAATACGCTTCCTTTTTGAATTCCGATGGCAGCGTCGCGATTCATGCtg GTGAAAGATTGGGCCGCGGTATTGTGACTGATGCAATTACTACCCCAGTAGTTAATACATCTGCCTATTTCTTCAAGAAAACAGCTGATCTCATTGATTTTAAG GAGAAAAGACGTGCAAGTTTTGAATATGGACGATATGGAAATTACACTACTATTGTTGCTGAGGAGAAGATAAG TGCACTGGAAGGAGCTGAATCAACCCTTCTGATGGCATCTGGAATGTGTGCTAGCACTGCCCTGTTGATGGCTTTGGTTCCTGCTGGAGGGCATTTGGTGACAACCACTGACTGCTATAGGAAGACTCGAATATTCATTGAGACTATTCTTCCCAAAATGGGGATCACT GCTACAGTGATCGATCCTGCAGATGTTGGAGGTCTGAAATCTGCATTGGAGAAGAACAAT GTGTCTCTCTATTTTACAGAGTCTCCAACCAATCCATTTTTGAGATGCGTTGATATTGAGTTGGTTTCGAAACTTTGCCACGATAAAGGAGCCTTGGTGTGCATAGATGGGACGTTTGCTACACCCTTTAACCAGAAGGCGCTGGCTTTTGGTGCTGATATTGTTATACACTCTGCAACAAAATATATTGGGGGTCATAACGAT GTTCTTGCTGGGTCCATTAGTGGTCCTGAGAAGTTGGTTTCAGCTGTTCGCAACTTGCATCATATACTGGGGGGTGTTCTCAATCCT AATGCCGCTTACCTGATCATCAGAGGCATGAAGACGCTGCATCTTCGTGTACAGCGACAAAACTCAACAGCACAGAAGATGGCCGAGATTTTAGAGGCACATCCTAAG GTTAGGCGCGTCTATTATCCAGGCTTGGTTAGTCATCCAGAACATCAGCTTGCTAAGAAACAAATGACTGGTTTTGGTGGCGTCGTCAGTTTTGAG GTTGATGGAGACCTGCACACCACTGCAAAATTTGTGGACTCGCTGCAAATCCCTTACATAGCTCCATCTTTTGGAGGCTGTGAAAGCATCGTTGATCAACCTGCCATAATGTCTTACTG GGATCTTCCTCAGGTCGAGAGGGCCAAGTATGGCATCTTGGACAACTTGGTCCGCTTCAGTTTTGGAGTTGAAGACTTTGAAGACTTGAAGGCTGACATTCTTCAGGCCCTGGAGACCATATAA
- the LOC140859924 gene encoding cystathionine gamma-synthase 1, chloroplastic isoform X1, giving the protein MAVSSSAMTFSAFECRSDPDFSRTDAPSARKIKPPMLQGAVSAYGLSSLIFKFPPNFVRQLSNKARRNCSNIGVAQVVAASWSNDHDAPGFKPAAKAADAAAAAAASASAPVEAGVDEVVVAEKAASAPVEAGVDEVVVAENTTSHPVAAASSPVETGVDEAVVAENPASDPENVQSEASPPFKYASFLNSDGSVAIHAGERLGRGIVTDAITTPVVNTSAYFFKKTADLIDFKEKRRASFEYGRYGNYTTIVAEEKISALEGAESTLLMASGMCASTALLMALVPAGGHLVTTTDCYRKTRIFIETILPKMGITATVIDPADVGGLKSALEKNNVSLYFTESPTNPFLRCVDIELVSKLCHDKGALVCIDGTFATPFNQKALAFGADIVIHSATKYIGGHNDVLAGSISGPEKLVSAVRNLHHILGGVLNPNAAYLIIRGMKTLHLRVQRQNSTAQKMAEILEAHPKVRRVYYPGLVSHPEHQLAKKQMTGFGGVVSFEVDGDLHTTAKFVDSLQIPYIAPSFGGCESIVDQPAIMSYWDLPQVERAKYGILDNLVRFSFGVEDFEDLKADILQALETI; this is encoded by the exons ATGGCCGTTTCCAGCAGCGCAATGACGTTTTCGGCCTTCGAGTGCCGTTCAGATCCCGATTTCTCGCGGACGGATGCGCCGTCCGCCAGGAAGATCAAGCCTCCGATGCTCCAAGGCGCGGTGTCGGCCTACGGCCTTTCCTCGTTGATTTTCAAATTCCCACCAAATTTTGTGAGGCAGCTGAGCAACAAGGCGCGACGGAACTGTAGCAACATTGGTGTGGCGCAGGTCGTGGCGGCTTCGTGGTCCAACGACCACGACGCGCCGGGTTTCAAGCCGGCGGCTAAGGCTGCCGATGCTGCGGCCGCGGCCGCGGCCTCCGCCTCCGCGCCGGTTGAGGCCGGTGTTGATGAGGTAGTTGTGGCTGAAAAGGCCGCCTCCGCGCCGGTTGAGGCAGGTGTTGATGAGGTAGTTGTGGCTGAAAATACTACTTCTCATCCGGTTGCCGCCGCCTCCTCACCGGTTGAGACCGGCGTTGATGAGGCGGTTGTGGCTGAAAATCCTGCTTCTGATCCGGAAAATGTACAGTCTGAGGCTTCGCCTCCTTTCAAATACGCTTCCTTTTTGAATTCCGATGGCAGCGTCGCGATTCATGCtg GTGAAAGATTGGGCCGCGGTATTGTGACTGATGCAATTACTACCCCAGTAGTTAATACATCTGCCTATTTCTTCAAGAAAACAGCTGATCTCATTGATTTTAAG GAGAAAAGACGTGCAAGTTTTGAATATGGACGATATGGAAATTACACTACTATTGTTGCTGAGGAGAAGATAAG TGCACTGGAAGGAGCTGAATCAACCCTTCTGATGGCATCTGGAATGTGTGCTAGCACTGCCCTGTTGATGGCTTTGGTTCCTGCTGGAGGGCATTTGGTGACAACCACTGACTGCTATAGGAAGACTCGAATATTCATTGAGACTATTCTTCCCAAAATGGGGATCACT GCTACAGTGATCGATCCTGCAGATGTTGGAGGTCTGAAATCTGCATTGGAGAAGAACAAT GTGTCTCTCTATTTTACAGAGTCTCCAACCAATCCATTTTTGAGATGCGTTGATATTGAGTTGGTTTCGAAACTTTGCCACGATAAAGGAGCCTTGGTGTGCATAGATGGGACGTTTGCTACACCCTTTAACCAGAAGGCGCTGGCTTTTGGTGCTGATATTGTTATACACTCTGCAACAAAATATATTGGGGGTCATAACGAT GTTCTTGCTGGGTCCATTAGTGGTCCTGAGAAGTTGGTTTCAGCTGTTCGCAACTTGCATCATATACTGGGGGGTGTTCTCAATCCT AATGCCGCTTACCTGATCATCAGAGGCATGAAGACGCTGCATCTTCGTGTACAGCGACAAAACTCAACAGCACAGAAGATGGCCGAGATTTTAGAGGCACATCCTAAG GTTAGGCGCGTCTATTATCCAGGCTTGGTTAGTCATCCAGAACATCAGCTTGCTAAGAAACAAATGACTGGTTTTGGTGGCGTCGTCAGTTTTGAG GTTGATGGAGACCTGCACACCACTGCAAAATTTGTGGACTCGCTGCAAATCCCTTACATAGCTCCATCTTTTGGAGGCTGTGAAAGCATCGTTGATCAACCTGCCATAATGTCTTACTG GGATCTTCCTCAGGTCGAGAGGGCCAAGTATGGCATCTTGGACAACTTGGTCCGCTTCAGTTTTGGAGTTGAAGACTTTGAAGACTTGAAGGCTGACATTCTTCAGGCCCTGGAGACCATATAA
- the LOC140859925 gene encoding SPX domain-containing protein 4: MKFGKEFRIHLEETLPEWRDKYLCYKLLKKLLKNIPEPAAVTLPPTGADGAPPLPKLQEWFVGILNEELEKFNDFYVDKEEDFIIRFQALKETIERVKEKGSRDGVFPIETEFGEEMMEIRRDFVVIHGEMVLLKNYSSLNLAGLIKILKKYDKRTGELLSLPFTQLAVHQPFFTTEPLTRLVRECEENLEVLFPLEAEVVESTVIAQEPMPGYISNARLETTLPLGEEMGDISRSISAARRALQGLKKESSTYNPLSLSYLFGNQDHAGMGDVTTENSPCESFVTLNDGEDENKDVGSPK; encoded by the exons ATGAAATTCGGGAAAGAATTCAGGATTCACTTGGAAGAAACCCTACCGGAATGGAGGGACAAGTACCTATGCTACAAGTTGTTGAAAAAGCTCCTCAAGAATATCCCGGAACCCGCCGCCGTGACTCTCCCGCCCACCGGAGCTGATGGGGCGCCGCCGCTGCCGAAGCTTCAGGAATGGTTTGTTGGGATTCTCAACGAGGAACTCGAAAAGTTCAACGATTTCTACGTCGATAAGGAGGAGGATTTCATCATCAGATTCCag GCACTTAAGGAAACTATTGAGAGAGTAAAAGAGAAAGGAAGCAGAGATGGAGTCTTTCCCATAGAGACCGAGTTTGGTGAAGAGATGATGGAGATACGCAGGGATTTTGTCGTGATTCATGGGGAAATGGTTCTTCTCAAGAACTACAGCTCCCTTAATCTTGCAG gtttaatcaaaattttgaagaaATACGATAAAAGAACTGGGGAATTGCTGAGTCTGCCTTTCACTCAGCTTGCTGTTCATCAGCCCTTCTTCACAACAGAACCTCTGACAAGATTAGTACGCGAATGTGAGGAAAATCTAGAGGTCCTGTTCCCACTGGAAGCCGAGGTTGTTGAATCCACCGTCATAGCACAAGAACCGATGCCAGGTTATATTTCAAATGCTCGTTTGGAAACGACATTGCCGCTCGGGGAAGAAATGGGAGATATATCTCGGAGCATCAGTGCTGCCAGGAGAGCGCTGCAGGGGCTTAAAAAGGAGAGCTCTACCTATAATCCTCTTTCATTGTCATATCTATTCGGAAACCAGGATCATGCTGGTATGGGTGACGTAACGACAGAAAACTCGCCTTGTGAATCTTTTGTAACCTTAAATGACGGGGAAGACGAAAATAAAGACGTTGGTTCCCCTAAATGA
- the LOC140859923 gene encoding phosphate transporter PHO1 homolog 8-like isoform X1, with protein sequence MKFGKELASQMVPEWQGAYMDYNSLKKLLKDILRFRQQNAVSSSGPMARTGSLKRRLSMYRAFSGLTSRYNNLKGGSPRKNEEEVILVGSVQLEGSENYQTMFLRSADAGGEYELLYFKALDDEFNKVLKFYKEKVQEVKGEAEELSKQMNALIALRIAVDKPDGMQKFASQVRTESSSMNSGPATVVASVSGVGPGQNMEVIQEVEMSSEGTSGDQRISRKRENDRYEPASLDVLGQVMINIDPDTPVSTLRNCIMSSKADVSFHKEELRKVEEKLRQAFVEFYQQLRLLKSFCFLNMLAFSKIMKKYDKITSRNASKSYLEMVDKSYLGSSEEVRTCCTCGSRLRSVCRGLLVLNFTLFVQVNKLIERLEATFIKHFANGNHRKGMKSLKPKHKKERHRTTFFLGLFTGCSIALFAGITVSMHARKLLDHPGRGQYMDAVFPLYSLFGYIFLHMLMYGANTYFWKRFSVNYPFIFGFKPGTELGFREIFLVASGLSVLALAATLANLDMEMDQRTERFQTLTELVPLGLVAVLLLITFCPFNIIYRSSRFFLVRCAWRCILAPLYKVTMSDFFLADQLTSQVQAIRCIQFYIYYYIWGDFTTRSTTFVASNTFEILYIIVAIIPFWSRVLQCLRRLIEEKDISQGFNSLKYFSTVAALVLRTIYDLRRGPFWRILAASSSGFTTIYNTYWDIVIDWGLLQRNSKNRWLRDKLLVSNKAVYFVAIVVNILLRLVWMQLVLDIQEAPFLHRKAMVALVACLEILRRGIWNFFRLENEHLNNVGKYRAFKHVPLPFHYADEKIM encoded by the exons ATGAAATTTGGGAAGGAATTAGCTTCCCAGATGGTGCCAGAATGGCAGGGAGCATACATGGATTACAACAGTCTCAAGAAACTGCTCAAAGACATCCTGAGATTCAGACAGCAGAATGCAGTGTCGTCATCGGGCCCTATGGCCCGAACAGGCTCCCTGAAGAGGAGGCTGTCAATGTACAGAGCGTTCAGCGGGCTCACCAGCAGGTACAACAACCTTAAAGGTGGCTCCCCGAGGAAGAACGAAGAAGAAGTTATCTTAGTGGGTTCAGTGCAGCTAGAAGGCTCTGAAAATTACCAGACAATGTTTCTGCGGTCGGCGGATGCTGGCGGCGAATACGAGCTCCTGTACTTCAAAGCATTGGATGATGAATTCAATAAAGTGCTGAAATTTTACAAGGAAAAGGTTCAAGAAGTGAAGGGGGAGGCCGAGGAGCTGAGCAAACAGATGAATGCTCTTATTGCTTTGAGGATCGCCGTGGATAAGCCCGATGGGATGCAGAAATTTGCTTCTCAAGTTAGGACTGAATCCAGTTCGATGAATTCAGGGCCCGCCACAGTTGTTGCATCCGTCAGTGGAGTCGGGCCAG GGCAAAATATGGAGGTGATTCAGGAAGTTGAGATGAGCAGTGAGGGAACTTCAGGAGATCAAAGGATAAGCCGAAAAAGGGAAAATGATCGATATGAGCCGGCTTCCTTAGATGTCCTGGGACAGGTCATGATAAACATTGATCCTGATACTCCGGTCTCCACTTTGAGAAATTGTATCATGAGTTCAAAAGCAGACGTATCATTCCACAAGGAGGAGCTTAGAAAAGTGGAAGAGAAACTGAGACAAGCCTTTGTCGAATTTTATCAGCAGCTTCGACTCTTGAAAAGTTTTTG TTTCTTGAATATGCTTGCATTTTCCAAGATTATGAAGAAATATGACAAG ATTACTTCAAGAAATGCTTCAAAATCTTACTTGGAGATGGTTGATAAGTCGTATTTAGGCAGCTCCGAAGAGGTTAGAACCTGCTGTACGTGTGGCTCTAGGCTTCGTAGTGTATGTCGTGGCCTTTTGGTCCTTAATTTCACCTTATTTGTTCAGGTTAACAAACTCATTGAAAGACTAGAGGCCACATTCATTAAGCATTTCGCAAATGGAAATCATAGAAAAGGGATGAAATCTTTGAAGCCCAAACATAAAAAAGAAAGGCATAGAACGACATTTTTCCTCG GTCTATTCACCGGTTGCTCGATAGCACTTTTTGCTGGTATTACTGTCTCCATGCATGCTCGCAAACTTCTAGATCATCCGGGACGAGGACAGTATATGGACGCTGTATTCCCACTGTACAG TTTGTTTGGATACATTTTTCTACACATGCTCATGTATGGAGCAAATACGTACTTCTGGAAACGATTCTCAGTTAATTATCCTTTCATCTTCGGATTCAAACCTGGAACTGAATTGGGATTTCGAGAAATCTTTCTTGTTGCTTCTGGGCTTTCAGTACTGGCATTGGCTGCCACACTCGCTAATCTGGACATGGAAATGGATCAAAGAACGGAAAGGTTCCAGACGCTGACCGAGTTGGTTCCACTAGGCCTTGTTGCT GTTCTGCTTCTTATTACCTTCTGTCCCTTCAACATCATATACCGTTCAAGTCGTTTCTTTCTTGTTCGATGTGCATGGCGCTGCATCCTTGCTCCACTCTATAAG GTTACTATGTCTGATTTCTTCTTAGCAGATCAGCTAACTAGCCAG GTTCAGGCCATTCGGTGTATTCAATTCTACATCTACTATTATATATGGGGTGACTTCACTACGAGATCAACTACATTCGTTGCTAGCAACACCTTTGAGATTCTCTACATTATTGTTGCAATAATTCCATTCTGGTCGCGTGTTCTTCAG TGCCTACGCCGTTTAATTGAGGAAAAAGATATATCACAAGGCTTTAATAGCCTCAAATACTTTTCCACGGTCGCTGCACTCGTATTGAGGACAATCTATGATCTCAGACGAGGACCGTTTTGGAGAATCTTGGCTGCTTCAAGCTCTGGTTTTACCACGATATATAACACGTACTGGGATATTGTTATCGATTGGGGTCTTTTGCAAAGAAACTCCAAGAACCGATGGTTGAGAGACAAGCTTTTGGTGTCAAACAAGGCTGTGTACTTCGTTGCTATA GTTGTGAACATCCTCCTGAGACTGGTGTGGATGCAGTTAGTTCTCGACATCCAAGAAGCGCCATTTCTGCACAGGAAAGCCATGGTTGCTCTTGTTGCTTGCTTGGAGATACTTCGTCGTGGAATTTGGAACTTTTTCAG ATTGGAAAACGAGCATTTGAACAACGTCGGAAAGTATCGAGCTTTCAAGCACGTTCCTTTGCCATTTCACTATGCAGATGAAAAGATCATGTGA
- the LOC140859923 gene encoding phosphate transporter PHO1 homolog 3-like isoform X2: MKFGKELASQMVPEWQGAYMDYNSLKKLLKDILRFRQQNAVSSSGPMARTGSLKRRLSMYRAFSGLTSRYNNLKGGSPRKNEEEVILVGSVQLEGSENYQTMFLRSADAGGEYELLYFKALDDEFNKVLKFYKEKVQEVKGEAEELSKQMNALIALRIAVDKPDGMQKFASQVRTESSSMNSGPATVVASVSGVGPGQNMEVIQEVEMSSEGTSGDQRISRKRENDRYEPASLDVLGQVMINIDPDTPVSTLRNCIMSSKADVSFHKEELRKVEEKLRQAFVEFYQQLRLLKSFCFLNMLAFSKIMKKYDKITSRNASKSYLEMVDKSYLGSSEEVNKLIERLEATFIKHFANGNHRKGMKSLKPKHKKERHRTTFFLGLFTGCSIALFAGITVSMHARKLLDHPGRGQYMDAVFPLYSLFGYIFLHMLMYGANTYFWKRFSVNYPFIFGFKPGTELGFREIFLVASGLSVLALAATLANLDMEMDQRTERFQTLTELVPLGLVAVLLLITFCPFNIIYRSSRFFLVRCAWRCILAPLYKVTMSDFFLADQLTSQVQAIRCIQFYIYYYIWGDFTTRSTTFVASNTFEILYIIVAIIPFWSRVLQCLRRLIEEKDISQGFNSLKYFSTVAALVLRTIYDLRRGPFWRILAASSSGFTTIYNTYWDIVIDWGLLQRNSKNRWLRDKLLVSNKAVYFVAIVVNILLRLVWMQLVLDIQEAPFLHRKAMVALVACLEILRRGIWNFFRLENEHLNNVGKYRAFKHVPLPFHYADEKIM, encoded by the exons ATGAAATTTGGGAAGGAATTAGCTTCCCAGATGGTGCCAGAATGGCAGGGAGCATACATGGATTACAACAGTCTCAAGAAACTGCTCAAAGACATCCTGAGATTCAGACAGCAGAATGCAGTGTCGTCATCGGGCCCTATGGCCCGAACAGGCTCCCTGAAGAGGAGGCTGTCAATGTACAGAGCGTTCAGCGGGCTCACCAGCAGGTACAACAACCTTAAAGGTGGCTCCCCGAGGAAGAACGAAGAAGAAGTTATCTTAGTGGGTTCAGTGCAGCTAGAAGGCTCTGAAAATTACCAGACAATGTTTCTGCGGTCGGCGGATGCTGGCGGCGAATACGAGCTCCTGTACTTCAAAGCATTGGATGATGAATTCAATAAAGTGCTGAAATTTTACAAGGAAAAGGTTCAAGAAGTGAAGGGGGAGGCCGAGGAGCTGAGCAAACAGATGAATGCTCTTATTGCTTTGAGGATCGCCGTGGATAAGCCCGATGGGATGCAGAAATTTGCTTCTCAAGTTAGGACTGAATCCAGTTCGATGAATTCAGGGCCCGCCACAGTTGTTGCATCCGTCAGTGGAGTCGGGCCAG GGCAAAATATGGAGGTGATTCAGGAAGTTGAGATGAGCAGTGAGGGAACTTCAGGAGATCAAAGGATAAGCCGAAAAAGGGAAAATGATCGATATGAGCCGGCTTCCTTAGATGTCCTGGGACAGGTCATGATAAACATTGATCCTGATACTCCGGTCTCCACTTTGAGAAATTGTATCATGAGTTCAAAAGCAGACGTATCATTCCACAAGGAGGAGCTTAGAAAAGTGGAAGAGAAACTGAGACAAGCCTTTGTCGAATTTTATCAGCAGCTTCGACTCTTGAAAAGTTTTTG TTTCTTGAATATGCTTGCATTTTCCAAGATTATGAAGAAATATGACAAG ATTACTTCAAGAAATGCTTCAAAATCTTACTTGGAGATGGTTGATAAGTCGTATTTAGGCAGCTCCGAAGAG GTTAACAAACTCATTGAAAGACTAGAGGCCACATTCATTAAGCATTTCGCAAATGGAAATCATAGAAAAGGGATGAAATCTTTGAAGCCCAAACATAAAAAAGAAAGGCATAGAACGACATTTTTCCTCG GTCTATTCACCGGTTGCTCGATAGCACTTTTTGCTGGTATTACTGTCTCCATGCATGCTCGCAAACTTCTAGATCATCCGGGACGAGGACAGTATATGGACGCTGTATTCCCACTGTACAG TTTGTTTGGATACATTTTTCTACACATGCTCATGTATGGAGCAAATACGTACTTCTGGAAACGATTCTCAGTTAATTATCCTTTCATCTTCGGATTCAAACCTGGAACTGAATTGGGATTTCGAGAAATCTTTCTTGTTGCTTCTGGGCTTTCAGTACTGGCATTGGCTGCCACACTCGCTAATCTGGACATGGAAATGGATCAAAGAACGGAAAGGTTCCAGACGCTGACCGAGTTGGTTCCACTAGGCCTTGTTGCT GTTCTGCTTCTTATTACCTTCTGTCCCTTCAACATCATATACCGTTCAAGTCGTTTCTTTCTTGTTCGATGTGCATGGCGCTGCATCCTTGCTCCACTCTATAAG GTTACTATGTCTGATTTCTTCTTAGCAGATCAGCTAACTAGCCAG GTTCAGGCCATTCGGTGTATTCAATTCTACATCTACTATTATATATGGGGTGACTTCACTACGAGATCAACTACATTCGTTGCTAGCAACACCTTTGAGATTCTCTACATTATTGTTGCAATAATTCCATTCTGGTCGCGTGTTCTTCAG TGCCTACGCCGTTTAATTGAGGAAAAAGATATATCACAAGGCTTTAATAGCCTCAAATACTTTTCCACGGTCGCTGCACTCGTATTGAGGACAATCTATGATCTCAGACGAGGACCGTTTTGGAGAATCTTGGCTGCTTCAAGCTCTGGTTTTACCACGATATATAACACGTACTGGGATATTGTTATCGATTGGGGTCTTTTGCAAAGAAACTCCAAGAACCGATGGTTGAGAGACAAGCTTTTGGTGTCAAACAAGGCTGTGTACTTCGTTGCTATA GTTGTGAACATCCTCCTGAGACTGGTGTGGATGCAGTTAGTTCTCGACATCCAAGAAGCGCCATTTCTGCACAGGAAAGCCATGGTTGCTCTTGTTGCTTGCTTGGAGATACTTCGTCGTGGAATTTGGAACTTTTTCAG ATTGGAAAACGAGCATTTGAACAACGTCGGAAAGTATCGAGCTTTCAAGCACGTTCCTTTGCCATTTCACTATGCAGATGAAAAGATCATGTGA